The following are encoded in a window of Brevibacillus sp. DP1.3A genomic DNA:
- a CDS encoding imm11 family protein → MRDYYLLADDGRIAQKVVPSGLGLQKENTFEQLPPISVLEVNTDGAHTYTDWLEKPMPMISERMKTITAKYNPSVQWKRVDLIDSETNLRNVYWAMQVPAVDCLSMETAFHLNGTVKRLVLDTDKIKAHHFFKVQGILEPYIVVSLDAAESFLRRSLNGFVLQKVEQALRREL, encoded by the coding sequence ATGCGCGATTATTATTTGCTAGCAGATGATGGACGAATAGCTCAAAAGGTCGTACCATCGGGTCTGGGGCTGCAAAAGGAAAACACCTTCGAGCAACTCCCTCCGATATCCGTTCTCGAGGTGAACACGGATGGGGCCCATACCTACACAGATTGGTTGGAAAAGCCGATGCCGATGATTTCGGAGCGGATGAAAACCATTACTGCCAAATACAATCCCAGCGTGCAATGGAAGCGCGTCGATTTGATCGACAGCGAAACCAATCTGCGAAACGTCTACTGGGCCATGCAAGTACCTGCTGTAGATTGCCTTTCAATGGAGACGGCATTTCATTTGAACGGAACTGTAAAGAGGCTTGTATTAGATACCGATAAGATAAAGGCACATCATTTCTTTAAAGTTCAAGGGATTTTGGAGCCGTATATCGTGGTGAGTCTGGATGCTGCGGAAAGCTTCCTTCGCAGAAGCTTGAACGGATTTGTTTTGCAAAAAGTAGAGCAGGCACTGCGGAGGGAGCTATGA
- a CDS encoding MptD family putative ECF transporter S component — MQAQTSLAAQSGRWTMRDIITLAIFNVVMLILMTIAPIITVVSHLLVGGFTALLNGPIYMVMSNKIAKPGALFFTAVLTGLYFVGFGYANYLLTLAVIGLICELILWGKGSYLNPVRNAISYSVFYVGYSLCGVVPLIFFRESYLATLEKSYTPEQLSAMLYYFETPSMILIMCSISFVGGLLGCYFGNLLMKKHVKKAKLV; from the coding sequence ATGCAAGCCCAAACATCATTAGCTGCCCAAAGCGGCAGATGGACCATGCGGGATATTATTACGCTCGCGATCTTTAACGTCGTCATGCTGATACTGATGACGATCGCCCCGATTATTACCGTTGTTTCTCATTTACTGGTTGGCGGCTTTACTGCCCTACTCAACGGTCCGATTTATATGGTCATGTCTAATAAAATCGCCAAGCCTGGGGCTCTATTTTTTACAGCTGTCTTGACTGGATTGTATTTTGTCGGTTTTGGCTACGCGAATTACTTACTTACCTTAGCTGTTATCGGACTCATCTGCGAACTGATCCTATGGGGAAAAGGCTCTTATCTGAATCCTGTGCGCAATGCGATCAGCTATTCTGTTTTTTATGTCGGCTATTCGCTTTGCGGGGTAGTCCCGCTTATTTTCTTCCGCGAATCGTATCTCGCGACCTTGGAAAAAAGCTATACACCCGAGCAGCTTTCTGCGATGCTCTATTACTTTGAAACCCCCAGTATGATTCTCATCATGTGCTCGATTTCGTTTGTCGGCGGATTGCTCGGCTGCTATTTCGGCAATCTGTTGATGAAAAAGCACGTCAAAAAAGCAAAACTGGTGTAA
- a CDS encoding thioesterase II family protein produces the protein MNTIAKSWLLAQPQAKDSVRLFCFPYAGGGASIYRGWAQAFPSDVGVYPLQLPGRENRIAERAYSDMGALVEELAQVIHPYLDRPFIFFGHSMGTRIAFELVRILRSKWGRLPLGLIVSGGRAPHFPEPKPIYHLPDDEFVAALRRFSGTPEAILQSKELMQLFMPLLRADFTLDETYVYAEEPPLDCPIAAYCGTEDEEATQEEMEAWASHTSAGFTLEMVNGGHFFLTTNKEVLLQSVTKMIGQYRSAVAGKGEH, from the coding sequence ATGAATACGATAGCGAAATCATGGCTGCTAGCTCAGCCGCAAGCAAAAGACAGCGTTCGCCTGTTTTGTTTTCCTTACGCAGGGGGAGGGGCCTCGATTTACAGGGGATGGGCACAGGCTTTTCCCAGTGATGTTGGAGTTTACCCACTTCAGCTACCAGGGAGGGAAAACAGAATTGCCGAGCGAGCTTACTCAGATATGGGAGCACTGGTGGAAGAGCTGGCCCAAGTGATTCATCCGTATTTGGATCGCCCGTTTATTTTTTTCGGTCACAGTATGGGAACGCGAATTGCCTTTGAGCTGGTACGTATCTTACGGAGCAAATGGGGGCGTCTTCCGCTTGGCCTCATCGTTTCAGGAGGACGAGCTCCACACTTCCCGGAGCCGAAGCCTATTTACCATTTGCCTGATGATGAATTTGTCGCAGCGCTGCGACGCTTTTCCGGGACACCAGAGGCGATCCTGCAAAGCAAGGAGCTCATGCAGTTGTTCATGCCGCTATTGCGTGCGGACTTTACCCTCGACGAAACCTATGTGTATGCCGAGGAGCCCCCGCTTGATTGTCCGATTGCTGCGTATTGCGGGACAGAGGATGAGGAAGCCACGCAGGAAGAAATGGAGGCTTGGGCTAGCCATACAAGTGCCGGATTTACGTTGGAAATGGTAAACGGGGGACATTTTTTCCTGACGACAAACAAAGAGGTGCTTCTGCAATCGGTAACTAAAATGATCGGACAATACCGGAGTGCGGTAGCAGGAAAAGGGGAGCACTAA
- a CDS encoding 4'-phosphopantetheinyl transferase superfamily protein: MQHMQQVRITHLSERTKSALEESSSLLLAKGEVHIWLTSMQAWEHSMQELESMLSVEELDKRERFHFHADRERYVVAHGLLRKMIGRYQGISPRAVQWEYNSNGKPFLCGPNSDSEALFFNLSHSHELVAVALSRDRLLGLDVEQLRHIPEMEQLMSYFHPVEREGILRLPSDERQQAFFDCWTRKEAFVKATGEGLSRPLDSFFMEKQDGSFTVNGDGVRSGDWKVYGFTPARGYAGAVAIGIGRP, from the coding sequence ATGCAGCATATGCAGCAGGTGCGAATAACCCACTTGTCTGAGAGGACAAAATCAGCTCTGGAGGAATCGTCTTCGTTGTTACTGGCTAAAGGGGAAGTACATATTTGGTTGACGTCTATGCAAGCATGGGAACACAGTATGCAGGAGCTGGAAAGTATGCTGTCTGTCGAAGAACTCGATAAACGGGAACGATTTCATTTCCACGCAGACAGGGAACGCTATGTTGTCGCACATGGACTGCTGAGAAAAATGATTGGGCGGTACCAAGGGATTTCTCCCCGCGCGGTTCAATGGGAGTACAATTCGAACGGGAAACCGTTTTTATGTGGACCAAACAGTGATTCCGAAGCACTTTTTTTCAATCTGTCGCATTCGCATGAGCTTGTGGCGGTCGCTTTATCACGCGATCGCCTTCTCGGCCTTGACGTGGAGCAATTGCGACACATCCCGGAAATGGAACAGCTCATGAGCTACTTTCACCCTGTGGAGCGAGAGGGAATCTTGCGTTTACCTTCTGATGAGCGGCAGCAGGCTTTTTTTGATTGCTGGACACGCAAGGAGGCTTTTGTCAAAGCGACAGGGGAGGGCCTGAGCCGTCCTCTCGATTCTTTTTTCATGGAAAAACAGGATGGCAGCTTCACGGTAAATGGAGATGGAGTCAGGAGCGGGGATTGGAAAGTTTACGGGTTTACGCCTGCCAGAGGCTATGCGGGAGCAGTTGCAATCGGGATAGGTAGACCGTAA